The following are encoded in a window of Rosa chinensis cultivar Old Blush chromosome 4, RchiOBHm-V2, whole genome shotgun sequence genomic DNA:
- the LOC112200738 gene encoding lysine histidine transporter 2 — translation MVEATDTDVELARQKKIDDWLPITSARNAKWWYSAFHNVTAMVGAGVLSLPFALAELGWGPGIVILIMSWIITLYTLWQMVEMHEMVPGKRFDRYHELGQHAFGPKLGLWIVVPQQVVVEVGVCIVYMVTGGKSLKKVHDVLCPSCQDIKTTYWIMIFASSHFVLSHLPNFNSMSGISLAAAIMSLSYSTIAWTASLHKGVIPDVDYSYRAKNTPGIVFNFFGGLGDVAFAYAGHNVVLEIQATIPSTPDKPSKGPMWKGVVVAYIVVALCYFPVAIVGFYIFGNRVEDNLLISLEKPAWLIAAANLFVVVHVIGSYQVFAMGVFDMLETFLVMKMNFKPSFVLRFVTRTTYVAITMFIGIAIPFFGGLLGFFGGFAFAPTTYFLPCIMWLAIYKPKPFSLSWCANWFCIILGVALMILAPIGALRNIILQAKTYKFFS, via the exons ATGGTCGAGGCTACTGACACAGATGTTGAGCTTGCAAGACAGAAAAAGATCGACGATTGGCTTCCCATCACTTCGGCTAGGAATGCCAAATGGTGGTACTCGGCTTTCCACAATGTCACTGCTATGGTTGGGGCTGGTGTCCTTAGTCTTCCTTTTGCCCTTGCAGAGCTTGGCTG GGGTCCTGGTATCGTTATCCTTATTATGTCATGGATCATCACCCTATACACACTATGGCAAATGGTTGAGATGCATGAAATGGTGCCTGGCAAGCGGTTCGATAGGTATCACGAGCTGGGTCAACATGCCTTTGGGCCGAAGCTAGGGCTTTGGATTGTGGTGCCCCAACAGGTAGTTGTTGAGGTTGGTGTTTGCATAGTCTATATGGTGACGGGAGGAAAATCATTGAAGAAAGTCCATGATGTGCTTTGTCCTAGCTGCCAAGATATCAAGACCACATACTGGATTATGATTTTCGCTTCTTCTCACTTTGTGCTCTCCCATCTCCCCAACTTCAACTCCATGTCTGGTATCTCACTTGCCGCAGCAATCATGTCCTTAAG TTACTCAACCATTGCATGGACAGCTTCATTACACAAGGGGGTCATACCAGATGTGGACTACAGCTACAGAGCCAAAAATACCCCTGGAATTGTGTTTAACTTCTTTGGTGGGTTGGGTGATGTAGCATTTGCCTATGCTGGTCACAATGTGGTTCTGGAAATCCAAGCAACCATTCCTTCAACGCCGGATAAGCCTTCCAAGGGTCCCATGTGGAAAGGAGTGGTTGTGGCATACATAGTCGTGGCTCTATGCTACTTCCCTGTTGCTATTGTTGGGTTTTATATCTTCGGAAACAGGGTTGAAGACAACCTCCTCATCTCGCTGGAGAAACCAGCTTGGTTAATTGCAGCTGCTAACCTGTTTGTCGTGGTTCATGTCATTGGAAGCTATCAAGTATTTGCAATGGGGGTGTTTGACATGCTTGAAACCTTTTTGGTCATGAAAATGAACTTCAAACCCAGTTTTGTCCTCCGCTTTGTTACTCGAACTACATATGTTG CAATTACTATGTTCATTGGCATTGCAATCCCTTTCTTCGGTGGCCTTCTCGGATTCTTTGGGGGATTTGCTTTCGCCCCAACAACATATTTC CTTCCCTGCATCATGTGGCTTGCCATCTACAAACCGAAACCATTCAGTCTATCTTGGTGTGCAAACTGG TTTTGTATCATTCTTGGCGTTGCTCTGATGATTCTAGCTCCCATCGGTGCACTAAGGAACATCATCCTCCAAGCGAAAACCTACAAGTTCTTCTCTTAA
- the LOC112200015 gene encoding lysine histidine transporter 2 translates to MAEATLSDAELARQKQINDWLPITSARNAKWWYSAFHNVTAMVGAGVLSLPFALAELGWGPGVVILILSWVITLYTLWQMVEMHEMVPGKRFDRYHELGQHAFGPKLGLWVVVPQQVVVEVGVCIVYMVTGGKSLKKVHDVLCPSCKDIRTTFWIMIFASCHFVLSHLPNFNSMTGISLAAAVMSLSYSTIAWAASIHKGVVPDVDYSYRASTTPGTVLNFFGGLGEVAFAYAGHNVVLEIQATIPSTPEKPSKGPMWKGVVVAYIVVAICYFPVAIVGFYVFGNRVNDNILISLEKPAWLIATANMFVVVHVIGSYQIYAMAVFDMIETFLVKKMNFSPSFVLRFFTRTTYVAFTMIVAIAIPFFGGLLGFFGGFAFAPTTYYLPCIMWLALYKPKPFSLSWCANWFCIICGVTLMILAPIGALRNIIIKAKTYEFFS, encoded by the exons ATGGCCGAGGCTACTCTGTCAGATGCTGAGCTTGCGAGACAGAAGCAGATCAACGATTGGCTTCCCATCACTTCTGCTAGGAATGCCAAATGGTGGTACTCGGCTTTCCACAATGTCACTGCTATGGTTGGGGCTGGTGTCCTTAGTCTTCCTTTTGCCCTTGCAGAGCTTGGCTG GGGTCCTGGTGTGGTTATCCTTATTTTGTCATGGGTCATCACCCTATATACACTATGGCAAATGGTTGAGATGCATGAAATGGTGCCTGGCAAGCGGTTCGATAGGTATCACGAGCTGGGTCAACATGCCTTTGGGCCGAAGCTAGGGCTCTGGGTTGTGGTGCCCCAACAGGTAGTTGTTGAGGTTGGTGTTTGCATAGTCTATATGGTGACAGGAGGAAAATCATTGAAGAAAGTCCATGATGTGCTTTGTCCTAGCTGCAAAGATATCAGGACCACGTTCTGGATTATGATTTTTGCTTCTTGTCACTTTGTGCTTTCCCATCTCCCCAACTTCAACTCCATGACTGGTATCTCACTCGCCGCAGCAGTCATGTCTTTGAG TTACTCAACTATTGCATGGGCAGCTTCAATACACAAGGGGGTCGTACCAGATGTGGACTACAGCTACAGAGCCTCAACTACTCCTGGAACTGTGCTTAACTTCTTTGGTGGGTTGGGTGAGGTAGCATTTGCCTATGCTGGTCACAATGTGGTCCTGGAGATCCAAGCAACCATTCCTTCAACGCCGGAAAAGCCTTCCAAAGGTCCTATGTGGAAAGGAGTGGTTGTGGCATACATAGTTGTGGCTATATGCTACTTCCCTGTTGCTATTGTTGGGTTTTATGTCTTCGGAAATAGGGTTAATGATAACATACTCATCTCGCTGGAGAAACCAGCTTGGCTAATTGCAACTGCTAACATGTTTGTCGTAGTTCATGTGATTGGAAGCTATCAGATATATGCAATGGCGGTGTTTGACATGATTGAAACCTTTTTGGTTAAAAAAATGAACTTCTCACCCAGTTTCGTTCTCCGCTTTTTTACTCGAACTACGTATGTTG CATTTACCATGATCGTTGCCATAGCAATCCCATTCTTCGGTGGCCTTCTCGGATTCTTTGGGGGATTTGCTTTCGCCCCAACAACATATTAC CTTCCCTGCATCATGTGGCTTGCCCTCTACAAACCGAAACCATTCAGTCTATCTTGGTGTGCAAACTGG TTTTGTATCATTTGTGGCGTCACTCTGATGATTCTAGCTCCCATTGGTGCACTAAGGAACATCATCATCAAAGCGAAAACCTACGAGTTCTTCTCTTAA